The sequence AATATATATACCCCATGAGAGATTAGAACTCTTCTCAAGTCCACAGATTCAGATTAGTGTAATTTTTGCAACATCTGAATATACTTACCATGATGTTGATATCTGTTAGGTGGAATGTTAAACTGGATTAGGTTGTGTTTATAGGAGGAGGATACATCTTCCTATGAGTAAGAGGTATGAGGGAGCACATAACATCATGTTGGTAACAAATATGTGATATTTATTAGAGCATTTCAAGGGAGACCTTTGCCTCGTAGTACCTGAGGGAGACACTGCTAGCTGCCTGTCTTATAGGCGTGATCTTCATTCTCTTTGACAGAACCTCAGATTTGATTATCAAcgaacttaattaaaaatacttttcttctaGACTCCCTTGTGACTAGGAAGCGTATTTGACAAAAGTGTAGCCAATGAGATATAAGCAGAAGTCCCTGCAGAGGCAAAGTCTGGCTAGGAGAAAATCCCTTTGTCCTGTTCCTCTTCCCTCCTGGTTAATTGTAGTTATTCTGTACTTATTTGATGTTGTTTGGAGTCttctaatttcttcaaatatattgcAAAACCAATATGTTAAGTTAAGGACCACTGTTTTATGACATCTATGGCTAAATCTTTCTGGTACTTTTACTGATCTGGAACTAAACTATGGACATAAAGACAGTAAGATGATTTTATCAAAAATCTCTCTCAGAGTTCATTATACTAAAAGTAACACTCCATGTATGTAATGTTGCTGCCTTTTCTTGACCCAGAAAAAtctagtcaacaaatatttcttgaacattCATTTAACATATACTGACCCCCTATAATTACAAAGATAACACTTCTTTACATGCCATGAGGGAAAGCGATGATGCAAACAGGTTCTTGTTTTGGGGGAGTTGACAGTTTCATGAGATGCCAGATGTGTTTACAAACAAATGTAAAGCAAGTATGTATATGATGTGGTAGGTCATAGCTAGGCCTTCCCAATAAAAACCTCCAAGTGGATGTGAATGGATGTAGATAAAAGGAGCATGCCCCAAATGTAGGCAAAGCACAAGTTACAAGGCCTGAAACCTGGACATTAAGCCTGGGTGATGTGGCTCACAGGGTAGCAAAATTATTGCCTTACTTGTAGTATGAGTTGTTTCTGGATGACCAAGAGCCTGGGGTTATGAAAGGTATAATTCTATGATCCTCCAGTCTGGGGTCATCTCACTCAGTGTGGGCCAAGGCCACTGGGCTTCAGACGTACAGTCATCTGAAGGGATGATATAAGGGCATCAGTGGGAGCTGTGTCCACCAACCGGCATCCTTATCTGGTTTACTTGCAGCTTCAGGATTAAACAAAGTAAAAGCAACgctgaaataatgccctttgaaTAGCATCCTTGAATAGGCTGTGTGGCCTGTGCAGGTGTAATAAGTGCCATTAGAGCATTACAAAGAGTTTTAAGAGTtgtgaggaaaaagaaacaattttagtTGGAGGCTTTAGGAAGGAAGGAGGTTGAATTTGAGCTAGATCTTGAAAGATGGATAAAATTTTCCAAGGTGAACCTGGGAGGAAGGACATTACAGAGCACTGGACAACGTGAATGATAAAATGGAGGCAGGACAGCAGAGCTGTGTACTGGAAGCGAGGAGCAGTGCAATGTGGCTGAAGCACAGGGCATGTACCAGGAAGCAGTGAAAGAAGGGCTGAAGAGGGAGTCCAGGCCAGGGGAAGAAGGTTGGCATTGGATATATTGGTAATGGGAACCAAGGAATGTTTTTGAGCAACTACTAAACCATGTGAATTAGTAAAATAGGGGATATATGAGTAAATCTGGCAATATTATCATGCATTAAATATGGTGAAATGACTGGCAAGATCCCTTAAAATGCTCAGGCACCAACTGAGGTCATGTGTGATCGGAGAAGAGGACATGAATTTAGGTGTTTTATGGTAAAACTGATTGTTTTTAGGGAAACCAGGTATGACTTTGAGTTCTTGAATTTGGACATATGGGAGGACAGTAGTACTGTGAACACACAAAGGGAAGACAGGAAGAGGGAAACAGTATTAGAGATGCTGGACTGaggtgcatatggaacattcagGTGAAAATGTGCTACTTgccattgaaaagaaaataagaggacTCAGGAGGGAGGTCGAGTGGGAGATGAGTCACCTACATTGAGGTGAGTCAGTGAATTTGTCTGTCATAAGCATAATACATGAACTTAAAAACAGGTCCTAAATACATGACAAATGTAACAAGGAAGACAGAGATCTTAGGCGcaccttggaaaataaaaaacactgagAGTATTGGTATTCATAGCTCATGTTTGTTTTACCAGCTGTTAAATTCCCAAAACCCAATCCTTATCTCAGATTGACCTCCTAACTGGCAGGAAGAATTGACAAAGGACACATTCTTGTATAGAAATCTGAATCGCCAGATCTTTCTAGTCTAGAGCAGGAGAAATACAGGAACTACATGACTAAGTAGATTAAAGCACATCTTTTTCAAGGGGGGGCGGCACATAGCCTTGAGCCACaattaatttgagatttttcttgtttcttgaggtaggattgtattgctataaacttccctcttagaattgcttttgctgcatcacataggttttgggtcgttgtgttttcattgtcatttgtttctaggtattttttgatttcctctttgatttcttcagtcatctcttggttatttagtagtgtattgtttagcctccatgtgtttgtattttttacagttttttttcctgtaattgatatctagtctcatagcattgtggtaggaaaagatacttgatatgatttcaaatttcttaaatctaccaaggcttgatttgtgacacaagatatgacctatcctggagaatgttccatgagcacttgagaaaaatgtgtattctgttgtttttggatggaatgtcctataaatatcaattaagtccatcttgtttaatgtgtcatttaaagcttgtgttcccttatttattttcattttggatgatctgtccattggtgaaagtggggtgttaaagtcctctactattattgtgttactgtcgatttccccttttatggctgttcgcatttgccttatgtattgaggtgctcctatgttttgaaccacaattcaataataaatatttatgatcgCTAAACTAATTCAACAACTAAAACCATGGAAACATACCTAAGGAGGGGTATGGCTGAGCCTGGGCAGAGCCCACAGGCAAGTAGGGTAAAGGTTAAGGAGAAGAACACGAGCTTCTGGAGACAGACCAGCAGTGCGGATTGCGTAGCTCCCAGTTGGAAGCAATCCCAGTTGGAAGCGGGCTGTCGTCATTCGGCATGCTCCTCACTGGCTACCACCTCCGTCAATTCCAAGGCGGGGCCACGGGGCGGCAGGGGAAGGGTCTCGAGAAACAAAGGAAGCGCGTAGAAAAGCCCGTTGGGAGGAGCTGGGAGCCGGCTCCCCAGGGctgactacatttcccagaattcaaGACGGCAACGAAGACCGGCTCCGGGCCGCCGCTGGAAGACTTGTGGCATGGGATCGGTAGTCAGCATCCTTCGGCCGCCCTAAGTCCGCCTCTGGTGGGGAGGTCTATAGGGATTGGCTAGTGAGAGTTCGAGTCCCGCCCACGTATGGTGACGACAGGCGGCGGTCTTGCTACTTAAGGCGTCGTGGCCTCGCCCGCCCCGCCTTAGCTCCAGCGCTAGAGAGAAACATGTATCGTTTCCGATTACAGCTCTTCACGGGGATTTCTGCTGCCGCCACCGCCCACTCTTACCCGCGCCGCTTCTCGCCTCTGTTAGTCGAAAACTCACCTCTCAGCCGCCCGCCGCACAGACGCACGAGTAAAAAGTGCAGCTCCATCGGCTGATCTTCGCTAAGCTCCGAGTTTAGGCGGCACCGGGCGTCCCACGATGCCGAAGAATAAGAAGCGGAACACTCCCCATCGCGGTGGCAGTAGTGGCGGCAGCTCAGGGGCAGCTGCAGCGACGGCGGCGACAGCAGGTACGAGAGTATCCCCGCCGCCAGCGTCCCAGTTGCCGGCCAGGCTGGCAAGTCTTTTAACCTTGGGTACCGTGGGAGGTGTAGTTCTTTTCCTCTAGACGTTTGCGTCGGCGGGGCACCTGCTGTGGCCGGCGAACTACACTTCCCAGCGTGCCCCGGTGGCCGTACCTCGCGCGATTTGGATCTGGCATGCGAGTCGAACTCGGGCCCGGGTCGTGGAGTCTGGGAGGGGCGAATGGGTCCTTGGGTCTGGGAAGGGGTTGGCATCGGGGGTGACCGGGAGCTGGCAGGAGAGGAACTGTTCTCAGAGGCAGGTGCTGGCTCTCTAGAGCTCTCCTTGACGGAGAGTGGGGCCGGGCTCGGAGTTCCGTCCATGCTGTCACTGGTCACCTTTGACCACCCGGCTCCAACATGGAGTTCTCGGGAATGCCAAACGTCCGGCGGGTTTGGACTGGCTCTTGCGTCACGCGGCCTGGGCCTTACGTGGTGGGGCCGGGGTGACGCAGAGGTGCCCATGTGGTATCCCGTTCTGCAGCCTTCTTTCGCATCCCGCGTGTCCACCTGGCCTGGCGGAGGCGTCGGAGGCTGGGGGCCACTGTCCCAGAGTAGGCTCTACTCCTGTCCCTATCTGGCACCCGAACAAATCCCGAGCCCCCAGCTCTCCTGTGACCAGTCGAGGCGACCTCCTGCTCCTCGGGGCAGAAACCACGTTCTCTTTTGTGCCGTATTCTATAGGTTCTCTGATGGGAGCCCGGGATAGGCGGGAATGGTGAGGAGCTCAGACTGCAATTGGCCAAAAGTTTAGGGTTTTCTGTCTCCTCTTTGCAAAGTTAAAGCTTTTCCTGGATGGGTAGGTGCTTAACTGAATTAATGATTCTTTACTCCTAACCATACGGCTAAGAAAAAAGGACTTAAAGCAGAAAGCCCTACGAGACACAGCATACTGAAAGCTAGTGTTAAAGCGGGTAAAATCAGCACGTTTAATAATTGCTTTGTTGAAACTTTGAAATTAAATGTTGGAATATCCTCAGATGTTATCACATCGGAACTACTACCAGCCACATATACTTGTCAGCACAGTTGCCACTTTGACCCTCAGAATATGCCTTTGTTCTTTAGCAAGTAAATAGGCCAGTTTTCTTGTTAAAGATGATTGGAAGCTggtattttaaaagctttcctATAGGATTTATAGCAGCACGAAAACTTTGTGATCATgtattaaatgtttaataattgacaagaatgaattattataaatgtagttttttcccttttctttatatcGCTCTTTATTTTGATTGAGTGCTCTCGGTGTTCATGAAATTCATTCTTGATCAAGATATAAAATACATAGTTTGTTGTGGCATCTAGTTGCTCTGTGTGAATTGAGGATACATACCTCTCTACCTTTCTGCTTCAGCTTTCCTCATCTGAAGTAAACATTTAAATTCTGTCTAGAAGGTCCgtattaattttattcttctttaagtTTACCTTTTGTTGATGGAACAAATTATGGAGATGCAGCAAGCTAAAGTCATTTTGAAAATGGTAATGATGTTACTAATGGCTTCCTTGAATCACAAACAAACCTTTATTCCCTTCTGGAGCTTCCTGtccagcctccttccttcctggtaCTTAGAGAATAATATCAGGAGGCAGTGGGGGATTGCCTTTCAGATTTTACCATGAGGTTCATTTGCGAACTTTCATCATCAGGTAAAGAATTATTTGATTAGTTTATAAAACTATACATGCTTTGACTATCTTTGGAAGTTTACACTAGAACTTATTAACTGTGCTTGCCTCTAATTGGGCCTGGGGGGTGAGCTTTACTTTTTGAAAAGTTTCGTTTGGTTCTTTATGAATATTACTTAagtcaataaatgaataaataatagttGAGTAGAAGAGGTGGAAAATTGTCACAAACTTGTACTTAAAAGTCTTATCTTACTGGTATTTTTAAGTGACATCTAGAAGAAATGGGATTCAAATGAGATCTTCCCATGTACAGCCGAAAGATAACCAACTTCTCTATCACTTTGGGTTTCCCATTTAAATTCTCTGCTTTTTAAGTTAGTGGACAGGtctaggaaactaataaaattgACCTTTTGTTCAAGTGTGCTTATTTTTCGTGACACTTAATTTGAAGAGAGCATTTTTAGGAAAGAACAAAACTTTGTTAATACATAAGCCCTCTAAGAAATAAGGACTTTATGTGTCTTAAGTGCCACCTCATTAATGGTACTTGGGATCACAAGGTGGGTGAGTATGACCTAGATATCAGACATTCATACAGGATTTTTttcctcgttttttttttttaatctctttttcccTTGAGCCTTGGGAAATCATTGAAACTTAGAGAAGGGAGCTGTGTAAGACCTGGATAGGAAACTCTTCTTGATAGTTTAAAAATAGgctgaatatgaaaaataaaaaacgtAAATTGATTTGTGAATAAATGTTAGTAAAAGTTAAGTAGATGACTCAACTGTTGCCACGACTTCGAATCATGAAAACACATGAAGATAGATCCAGAAATAGAGTATGATGGCATAGGTCTTTCCTGTCCTAAGCACTATGATTAAGAAGTTTTGGGATCTTGGTTTCATTGCTTATTCTTTATGCTTCACTACTTTGATTGGCACACTTTATTCTCTTTGAGATAGCTGGCAGGTTTGAAGGCCACTTGCTTCCTGTGTTGATTTAAAAATCTGCTAAAGTCTCACCTCtgttgtgatttaaaaaaaaagacaacccccatttaaaaaaaaacagcaacaggcTTAATTAAATTTAGAGAATTTTTGAAAAGCTTATCTTATGATATAGTAAATGCTACAGATTTCTTGAATATAGAGACCTAAGTGATACAATCTTAGGTTTGTATTGTATCATTGTACCTAAGGATACAATTTTAGGTACAATCTTTGATTCGAGCTCAGAAGTAAATCAGATGACTCAAGTCACTTTTGGGGCAGAATTTGGGACTTATTTTAACTCAGTGCTCAATGTAATTGATGACTAGGTAAtctttttattaatatgaaattcccacaaaacaaaaatgactaGAAATGACAGTGACCAGGAATGTACATTTACTCCTTAAGTTAATGAAGGTGAGAGAAAGATTCTAgcttaaaaaaaaggattttaattttttagtaatagggctgatattttaaaactgttgGATTTGTTAGAACCTTTCTTTTAAAGGTAATTTATCTGTCGGGCTTTTATCTATCTTTTTATGCTACATCaaataccaaaactttttttttttttttcccttaaatcttGGCTCTTTATTGCTGGAAAATACTCACACAGATTTTAAAAGGGTACTGTCAGTTTTCCCAAGGAAGCGACAGGAGTGTCAGCACTTGTGACTAGGTACAAATGTTCACGTGTGCACCCATCGTAGTAGGAAAGTCATCATCCAAATTAGTCACTAATCACCACAGTaaagtgggtttttaaaatactgtagtCACTTTTGAAATCGGCATGTGAAAAAAGTCAAATCTTAAACATTGCTCACCTAAATAATTCAAAATCTTCGAAGCAAAGTCCCAGTTTTAAACACACCATGTCTACAGTCTTGATCAGCTTGCAGCTTGCCCATAGTTCTTTACTTGCAAAAATGAGGCAATTCTGTAAAGACTCTCAAATTGATGCTTTCTATCTCCAGTGGATGTGGCCCTGTGAAGTCCGCCATAGAGTACTGGCCAAGAGAAAGGAGGACCTCTGTGCAGTGCTTGAGGACCATTTAAGGGGTCCTCACTTAAGAAGCCCTGCCTCTTAAGTGATTCACACGCTAGTTCACACGTCTTCTCAGCTCTTCTGACTTGCATGACTCAGGAACAAAAATCCTGTAGTTCACTGCACTGGGCATCACCCAAATAGCCCATCAGAGCTCTTTATAATTTCATACACATCTCATCAGCACTGTAGTTCTTTAGTGATCAATTACTTCATCCAATTCCTATCATTACTTTCTATGCCATTTTGGATCCACTTGTCAACATCCCCATCCAAAACTTCATTTTTAAGCCTTTGTTGACCCTCTCAATTCAAGTTGTCTTTAAAACTACCATCCCTTAACTTCTTAAATTCCCCTTCACATAAGACATGTGTAACCTAAAAACTAACCCATTCACCAGTTAATGTTTGCTAAGCCCAGTTATTCTCATTGGAACATATATTCGTCTTATTCTTATGATGGTCAGTTTTCATTGTCTTCATGATTTGAagtagttttttcatctgtaatacTTTTTGTATCACCAAAAATGGGTGCTGCATGTTAGATGATTGATATATTTCTGAAGTTGATGTATATTGTAAACAGTTGGTGCTCTGAAATACACATTAGGTGAATTGACTTATGTTAGGAATTTAAGTGTATTCTTTTGTAAAAAATCATCTCATAAATAAGTTTGGGTTTTTATTACTGGATTTTttgtaagtaaattttaaaatcccaAGTTAAGTATCTGCATGTATGACAACAAAATCATTTACCTTCACCCTCTTTTACCTATTAGGTGGCCAGCATCGAAATGTTCAACCTTTTAGTGATGAGGATGCATCGATTGAAACAATGAGCCATTGCAGTGGTTACAGTGATCCTTCCAGTTTTGCTGAAGATGGTATGAGTTTTCAGTTAAGATTTGCAGCGTTAGATAAAAGGATGATTTAGGTGGAGGAATTCTTGTAGCTAAGTATACTATTACTGCTCCCTATCtgcttttttctatttaaattacaGTGGTTGGTTTTTATTATTCCTTAGGACCAGAAGTCCTCGATGAGGAAGGAACTCAAGAAGACTTAGAGTATAAGTTGAAGGGATTCATTGACCTGACCCTAGATAAGAGGTAGGAATTACTGGAAACTCTTTTCTTCTGGGTGATTTCTGTCAgccactttttatttaaaatatgtgcagttctttcatttaacattatgTTTTTCTAAAGCTCGATTTgtttactttgtatattttagtgTTTCTTATTCCTTTGGACTTTTAATGTATCAGTAGATAGGAACATGCCACTAGAATTTAGATTAATAGCCTAAGATTAGTCGTCGTTCAGCATAGGGGACATAACTGTATTTGATAATTGAAGTGGATTTGTTGAATTAAAAGTTAATCTTCAACTAGAAAGTATAACTAAACTTCGAAAAGTATCGAAGCTAAATTGTTTTCTTACTTAACAGTAACTCTAGAACCAACTTAAAACAAATGGAATTAAAAAGCCCAGAAGATTCAAACAAGAACTCTAGACTTCTGTAGTGTTAAAAAAAGTCTGAGTTTACTTGAATATGTAATGTAGGAGAACATGTCTTATACATTGAAAGTATAAAATTCTATGTGGTCATTTAACATTGTGGTTATTGAactaataaacagaaaacatgatATAGAGTAGCTTAAAATCTTTTGTATAATAAGGTGAGTTGtagatgaaaattaaattattgttGAAGAACTGTGAGAGCTTGatgaaaattagattttaaataatCTATAAATAGAAAAAGTTGAGAGGGAAGTAAGCtaagtttttaaaagtctcaTTGACCAATGGTATACTCCAATTAGATATTCTTTCtcttacattttgttttaaatagtgcGAAGACAAGGCAGGCAGCTCTTGAAGGTATTAAAAATATACTGGCTTCAAAGATGCTTTATGAATTTATTCTGGAAAGAAGAATGACTTTAACTGATAGCATTGAACGCTGCCTGAAAAAAGGTAATGTCCATATTTTTGAGTCACAGTCACAGAACTGAAAAGGAATTTGCTACCTTCTGTGCAGTAATATTTGTTAATAGCACTTAGAAGTCTGGCTCACTCTTATAACTTTGTAATTGGCAGGGAATATGCCAGGCTTGTTAGAACTCAAAATCAAACTTgttagctttgttttgtttatgtaaTAAACAGTTTGAAACTAGGAAGGATTGGGGTGGATTATCAACTTTAGTTGTATCAGAAGAGGTgtttgccattcttttttttttttttttttttttttttttgcggtacgcgggcctctcactgttgtggcctctccccttgcggagcacaggctccggacgcgcagactcagcggccatggctcacgggcccagccgctccgctgcatgtgggatcttcccagaccggggcacaaacccgcgtccccggcatcggcaggcggactctcaaccactgcgccaccagggaagtcctgccattcTTTTGTATATAAAAAAGGCTTGAAACCATGTGTCAGATGTCAACAAAAAGTATTATTTATAAGCCATCctacttcatttttctaaaattaaaaaagtatcAATTATCTacctcattttcttatttaaaacatCAATCGTACCTGTCAATGACATCATTTCAGGATATCCCTTGGAATATTTGAATTCTAGAACTTTGTAATGGAGATTCTGGAATTCATATTATGATTGTAGAACTTTTATGATCATAGAACTTTTAAGAATGAAGAGAGACCTTAAAGATTAAGTCTAGTATTATCAAACTTGCAATTTTAGGAGCTGCCAGATTTAAAAAGATTTGGGGCTGCCAGCTTAATTATTTTGCCAAGTAAGaacattatgaaaataattagcTTCAACTATCATTATCACTTTATCAACAAAATATTTCTAGTACCAAAAGTGTAGGAAGCACACATGTTCCTTTAAATTGAATGTGCTTAGCTTTATgttcttattctcattttgcttcaggTGGAAGCTTTGTCAAGAATGGGTGTTTGGAAACCTTTGATCTAATCCACCTCTCATTGTATAGGAAAAAGAAAGGCCTAGGAAACAGGAGACTGGTCTAAAGTTATATACCTTGTTACTGGTATAGTTGATAACAGAGCCAACTTTTTTGAGATATTACAATGGCTTTGTTAAAAGTGTTAACATTGAAACTGTATCCACAAGGTAATTGGACTAGGtgacctttaaaaatttcttacaacctgcataaatatttaatttatcagACAATAACTTAAGTTCAAAATTTGCCCAAATCCTTTGGTGTATACAGTTCTCAAGAGTTAACTTACATTTACCTTTATATTAACGTATTTTCTATAGTTTTAAAGAatcccttatttttttaatatttttagtttttggctgtaccatgcagcttgtgggattttttgttccccgaccagggatggaacctgagcTCTCGGCAAtgagagctcggagtcctaaccagtggaccactaGGAAATTCCCAAGAATCCCTTATTTTGAAtcccttatttattaaaaaaaaaattaaaaaaacactggtGGAGGAAGCCCTGACAGTTTAGTTTACCTCATGGGCTGTGTACATCTGAAATGCTTGTCAGATTAATTCAAGGGCTACTTGAGCACTATTCTATAAGTACCTGAAGGATTTGGAAGGTCAGATCAGCTTGAAATGCATTATCTGGCTGAACTGTTACAGTAATCCCTTAAAATTGGTGttaatctccatttcacagatgaggaaatgtttTGAGAATAAGAGTAATTGGTTGAAGATCATTTGGCTAATACATGGTAGATCTAGGATTTGAGTGAGGTCTAGATTTATCGCTTATGTCAAAGCCTTGAGCATATTACAAGTTTCATAATTGGTAGATGCTATTTTGAAATTGAACAAATTTGAGAGATTGCTGCCTTAATAAGTCTGTTGAAAATGATTTGTCATAGTTGCATTGTGGCTTGTTTTATAGGTAAAGGTGATGAGCAGCGTGCAGCTGCAGCATTagcatctgttctctgtattcaGTTGGGCCCTGGAATTGAAAGTGAAGAGGTTTTAAAGACTCTTGGACCAATcctgaagaaaataatttgtgaTGGAACAGCTAGTATCCAGGCTAGGCAAACTGTAAGTataggatttttaaatttatagatcTATCTAGGCATGACAGCCAGACCTTGTGATGAATGATCTAGGAAAAtagcatctttaaaaaatatagcaggttttttattaacattttattctcatttgtccctttgttttttgaattttatttattttatttatttatacagcaggttctcataagttctctattttatccatatttgtgtgtatatgtcaatcccaatctcccaattcatcccaccaccacccccatttgtctttaattttagtGAGCAGGCTCAATACGACAATTGCcctcttaaattttctgagactCAATAGAGCATCCCGTATAGAGAAGATTTCTACATCTTTGAAATTGAACATCATTTGCTGATATGAAATACAGTGCTATGTTGAGTTATTTAGGATGATCTAGTTTTTATTGGAGCTTAAAGAAATGGTCCTGACAATGTTTATTGTGtggttattttttattctaagaaaTGTAGTGGAgtggttttcttaaaaaaattctggCTGTTGTGGCCTAAAAGTCCTTATGAGAGAGCTGAATGCTGTAGTTACACAGGTGGATTTGGTAGATGTAGGAAACTCTGAAACTCTGACTTGTGAAATATTCATCTGGTTTTGGGGTTTGGAAAAGCTTTCATTCTCTAATTGATATATACCACTTGCAACACCTtaagactgtgggttttgtttttggctgttgGTTTTTGGTGTGCTAGTAAGTGATTTAAATGATCACATGAACATGTTTTGCTTTATTCACAGAAACATGAGGTGGTTGTAGTGGATTTAGAAAGTGGATTTGAACCTTAATGAATTTTAAGATTTGAATGTTATGGATCTTAAGAATCTTAAGAGTCTTAATAGatcttaaaaatttaattttagtggATTTGAATCTTAAGCTGTTTTCCTAACAAGAGAACCATTTTAAGTTTAAAGCTTTTTCATACTGATTATTCAAATTAGCTTCCTCTTTAGTATTACTTATGGTACATGACATTAATCTTTGTATCAGATAAACCCTGAAGTCTTAGTGGCTTAATAAAAGTTTACTTCTTGTTCATATCACTGCCCAGTCAAGTCAGCAGGGTCCCTAGGCATCCATCCTGCATCTCTGCCCTACCTCTAGGTCCTTTCAGATGGCAACTATGGTAGCTAGATGGGGAAAGCTAGAGGACAGAGACACATCGCTTCTGCCAAGAGTTCCTTGGTTTACCAACTGTATGGCTGCTGGGAATAGTCTAGCTCTTTCTCCCAGAGGCAAAGGAATAGGAGTTTGGTGACATTATAGGAATCTCTGCCCCCCAATAGTTAGCAACCCTAAAATATTTAATCACGCTTTTGCTCTTTGcctttctgttcttcctttttgTGTAGTTTCATGCAACTTTTAAATTGTGCAGGAGTATAGGGGTATTTGAAATGTTTGACAGAAAACACTATTGATTAGATATTTGAGGTGATCACTTAATTTTGGTTGCATGTGAGTTTGTTGTGGTCATCTAAAGGCCCTTTATTAATCCTTCTCACTCTTtctgtgaattaaaataaaaaataaactagcatTCTTCTGCATATTAGCAGAAGGAATCTTTATTAA is a genomic window of Delphinus delphis chromosome 9, mDelDel1.2, whole genome shotgun sequence containing:
- the LOC132431145 gene encoding uncharacterized protein, encoding MYRFRLQLFTGISAAATAHSYPRRFSPLLVENSPLSRPPHRRTSKKCSSIG